The DNA region TTTTTCAAAACAAGTGGAAAAGTTGGTTGAAGTTTGCATGCTTAACGAAGCTATGAAGAATGTAGAATACCTGACAAAGCTAGAAATTGAAGAGAAGAACACAAGAATAATGAAGTTGGAATTGGAAATCAACAGTTTGCACGAGAATTTGACGCACACTGAAGAATCGTGTTCCCATTTAAAACACGAAGCGAAGAAGTTTCAAACATCATTGGAAGACATGGAGTTAGAAACTAAAAAGTTGACAAAGGAAAAGCAGGAGATAGAACAGATAATTGCAGATATCAAGTTTGAGAAAGGAAATTTGCTTCAAGACATCACAAAATTATCGACGGAAAGGGAAGACATGTTGGCACAGATTGAATACATCTATGACAAACTCGGTGATTTGTTGTCTATCGAGGGTATGCAGTTGACAGAAGAACTAAGAAATATGTTGCATACTTCTATAGATGATGAAAATGAAACGGCAATGGATTCGGTAGTTTGTGATAAGCTATATGGTTCTGCTCAAGATAGCACAAATAAACAAATTGAAGAAAATTTCGAGGCGCGATTGCCATTGAGAGAAGTTAACAGTTTGCATATGTAGACCATAGAAGAAAGTCATGCTGTTGCTGAAGCACAAGGTATACAAGTTCAGAAATAAGCAACTCTTTATATTCTTTATATTCCCATTACTGATTTGTGTAAAATATTGTTGTTTTATTTAGGAATGCAAATGGTTGATATTTTAGCTAGTTTCATTCAGTGCTATACTGTTGTTTCCCTTGATAAGTCATCTGAGAAATTTTCCTGTGGACTATGAAGGTGTTGCTTGTTTCTCAAGCAAGTTGAAACTGAACCAGGAACTTTGAATCTAGGATATTGGCACATGTATTATGTTGTTTCATTGATTGTTTCACTAATTGACACATTGTTTTAAAGATGTTTGGATTAGTTGAATGCTAAGTCTTGGTCAACAATGTCGGAAAAATTCTCGGATTTTTGGATTAGTTGAATGCTGAGTCCATGCATTCTAGTCTATTCAATGATTCAGTTTTTTCAAAATTTTCCTAGTGGTTGCATAATTTTTTTTTTGCTCTATATGAATTTGATTGGACTGAAAAATTGTATAATTTGGTGAATACAAAGTAAAGAAAAAAAAAGACATAGGTTTGGATTGATGGAATTTATAGATCAAATTAGACTTGTAAAATGCTTTAAAGTGTTGCATGCTCAATAATTTGTTATTTAATATAGGTTTTACAAAATTTCTTATGAAATTTAAAGTTTATATTATATAAATCATCCCTGtatatttttatattaatttaaattatcTGATATATCGTTGAGGTATAAACATTAATTTTGTGTTATCGTGGAGAGGTATAATCACAGTCCCATTAAAACAGGTAATTTGATAATGGTATAGAAACATAGAGATACAAAGAATTCGCATATTCTTTTTATTCATCTTTTTAAGGATAAAATTTCAATTACtaaattacaaaaataaaatattatcAAGCTAATCGATCAAAATCATTATTGTATGGCTTCTACATTTTTTATGAAATGTATGGCTTTTacatttttttataaaatatatgGCTTCTACATTAATTCTTATGAAAGTGGGAAAAAAATTGATGATCAAACTGACATAATTGTCGGTAAAGAAAAGACAAATCATGCATCAAAATTAATCTCAAAAAATTATAATTTCAAATAGAATCATTAGATTCGTCCTCACTAGTTCACTGTGTATGGTTTTGAGAAGAAAAAGAATTTAAAGAGACACATGTGTAAAGCTTGGTTTGGATAACccattattattttttatttaatgcACATTTACTTAATCGGTTGTTagatatttattatttttaatatagTACGTATTAATTAgaaataatttttaatataatAGTTTTGATACCATATATGATATATAAAAAAACTAATTTTACAATAAGAGTGATatgataaaaaaaatcaaattaatttaATCGGTATTATCAATATAATAAAACTAATATACTATAGGTTAATGTAATTTGTCTTATCAATAAcaaatattaaaatatttatatGCAATTTGGTTCAATTTATATCAATTTTAAAAAAGAAAATCAAAGTTTCACATGAAAATTCAAAATAACTTATAAGTATCGATATTTTGTGCAAATTGTTTTTTTAAATCAGTTTAAATATGTACACACCCTGCTCCTTTCCACAAATAAATAAGTCATTTATAAGTGTTTTTGTTTTATCACAAAATGAATGACATGTTTcaaattttaaatatatattttttacaATTATATCTATTGATTAATACAATTTTTACTTCCAATTTAATGTATTCTACTTTACATATATGCTAGCAAATACCCTAAAAACACTAGTTAAAAAAGAGAAAAATAGAAATTTTACAATGAAAATAATTAGTTTTAATCTTTTAACATAATTGAATACAACCTTTTTTAACACAATTTTTACATTTATTTTTCTCAACACGTGGTTTAAAGGTTAAATGGTACTAGTAGATTGGTAGATTAAGAATAGGATTATTACAcataaaaaattgattcaaaAAACTACCTTTAATGGTGTCAACAAGTGGAAGCCGTGATCAAAGTTCACAAACATCAACATTCAATGTTAAATCCTCAAATTCCAATGAAATTTATGTCACTTGAAATCAACATTCAATGTTAAATCCTCAAATTCCTATGAAATTTATCTTTGAAATTTGTTGAGACAAGACAATGTTTACATCATGAAAATTTTTGGGGGTTAGATTTTCATACAGATCAACACTATTGGTACACAGCTTTAAAAAAGTAGTCTATATTCTTCAACCCTATAGGAAACAAATCCACGTATGTTATGGCTTGCACCAACACCCACATTGAACACCTTGTACTCTTACCAATGTTTGTACTCTTACCAATGTTTGTACTCATTTATCTTTTGGTGTGTCCTTAACCATAACCAAAGAATCACAATGCTCCTATTCTTCTACCAAAGAGATGAAACTTGGTCACAAAGCAACAAATGGTTCAAAAAAAGAATGCATGCAGTGTTATAGAAAATTTGCAGAGAAGTTTGTGTTGCATGTGTTGGATGCTGACGATGAAGTTCATGACAGAGAAATTAAAACTAGCTTTTGGTGTGTGGATACTAAATCCATATTCCATGCACGCTCTAATTTTCTACCTATGCCATTCATCAGAAAGCTATATTTTCAAGGGCAAGTACTTCAAAGATTTTGTAGTTAGAAGTGCCCTAAAAAATGGGGGTGAGATTGGTCATCGTCGCGATGCGATCCATACAGAATACACTTAAACTTCTGTGTTCTTCAACACAGTCAATATAGACAGCAGAGCTAGCACGCAAAGTAACTTCAATGCCgagtacaacaacaatatacacGACAAAGATAACATATTTGGCCTTGGCCGTAATAATGTTACATGAAAAAATGAAGGCAGCGCCTTCAAAGCTACCTAGCTTTTGTATTGGTTGAGTAATTTGATTTAGACTATCATTCAAGTAATAACAATTACAACATATATTCAAATTCATCAAGATTTCAAATAAAATCGAGAGAATTTTTTTACTTGGATGTTGAATTTGAAGGGGCAGGGTTGGAAGTATCTGGCTTTTTAGAATAATTGGAAAGCCATTTCTGCTTGTTCTTCTGCGATGTATTCCAGTTTCGTGAAAACTGTGTAAGGCCTTGAGACAGGGCTCCAAGATTTACCCCATTATCAACCAAAATGCTTGTCACTCCCATTTTAGAGACCTGTCATATATTATGAACAAATAATGTAGCAGTAGTAACTAAAGATGGAAAAATGGAGAAAAAACACTCCATTAATATGACTACTACTATTATATTGTGTATATTTGGATTTTGGATTAATGATGAACTTGACAAAATAATGTTCACATGGTGTTATTGGTTCTGCAAgataaaaaaaaatgattttgactTAAAATAAGTTGAAAATAAGTGCTTTTATATTTGGATAGATATACTAATGAGATGAACAATAAAATGAGTCTAAAAGTCAATTCTAGAATCAGAAGTTTCGTGTATGTCTGGTTTCCCGGTTTGAACACTTTGAATTGATTCTAGATATATAGAATTGATTTTGACATGTTTGGTTGCTATAGAGTAGAATTGATTTTGACATGTTTGGTTGCTATAGAGTAGAATTGATTTTGCTTTCTAGAATTGATTCTCCTTAAAGCTAGGATTTGTAGTTTTTGAGTTAAATGTGATTTTTACACTAAAATTTACTCTCCAACTCTTTTTGCAAGAATTTATACGAACATAAATCACTTTACCTTTAACTTACTTTTAGTCCAGAATCAATTTTACATAATCAATTCattcaaaatcaatttttttcataGTAGAAAGAACCAAACACAAGCTTCAAATTCTAGCTTGAAGTTGAAATCAATTCTAGAGTAAAAATCTATTCCATTCCAGATCAACCAAACATGTATAAATCAATTTTCCTCTTCGATAATTTATTTTGACTCCTCCAAAACTAAAACCTAATTTACACTATGTTCAAATCCTAAattgtaattttttaaaatcaaaatcccACTCTATATAGATCATGATTCTATCAAATTCATCGTTAATTCAAACATGCAGTATGAATATTATAAACTATTATTATTACCGCTTGGATGTTCCTATTCTCATCATCAAAAAACAGCATATCGTGAAACGAAATTCCAGTAGTTGAATGAATTCTCTGAAAATGATCCGTTTTATGACTCCAACTAGAATAAATTTCCTGAACAAAAACACAAATTAGGTCAACAAAGCACTAATAACTAAACTTCAATAAAAAAACTAGGTCAAAAATACTACACAAACCTGAGCAACAAAGAACGAGGTGATTCCCAACTTGTTGAGAAAAGCCTTGGCAATATCTGCGGTTGGCGATCGAGAAGCGATGGCAATATCGATTCCTCGTTGTTTGAGAGCCAACAAGATTCCCATGGCGTGAGGATAGAGAGATGGCATTTCGCGTTTGGATCTACACTCGCAGTAGAATGGCCAGAGAGTGTAATCGAGATCGAAAACAACTAGTTTTGGTAAAACTTGGAATGATTCGATTATTTTCAATGCTTCGTCTTTCATCTTCTCTGAAGATTCTCCCATTTTTTTCTCTTTCGCTCACCAAAGATTAATTTGAATGAGCGATGCCAATTTTGCAGGTAGAAAACACAAAGTTGCATAtttaaaatcatttaaaataTCTTATAAACCCAACTCATTGATTGGTCTACTTTGATAAATATAAATAATGTACTAGTATAATACAAGTAGATTTTTTAGATTTTTTTCctcaaatatatattttttttaaaattctaaaataatccacgtttcaaataatttttcaaactacttcacttaaaaaaaaaaaatcccGTCAAAACATCAGTGTCAGACTAATTAGCAACTACACTCAAATTTTAAGAGGATGTGCCAAATGGATTGAGTATTACCCTCAAAACATTGATGTTAATTCAATTGACATTTCCTCTTAAAATTTGACTACAGACACTAATTAGTGAAATTTTTATCCAAATACCCctaattttcaaaaaaaaatcctCAAATAACCTTGATGTTAAAAAAATTCCCAAACTATCCCATTTTTAGGAGAAAgattggcgcctcctcttaaaatTAGAGTggaggcaccaattggattggctagggcacatggtgcAGCCAATTCAATTTGCGCCCATGTGTATGTGTTAAAGGGAGGCGGCAATTagattgacacctcagtgtattttgcaatttttttggttataaatagaggtgttgtgtggATCATTTTTCCAtatctcatttcatcattttgcaatcatgtttggtgttcgtcgccgctatggaaaGGTGGTTTATTCGAGATACAAACCTccgatgttgatgctcttctggaacatcactactttcgatcaactgaagagggagttggttcgttggttggatgggaaaataccagaagggaaaaaaattagaagtattgagagactcgacagtatctttggttgggtgcaaatgaaaactgataaggatgctagggaaatgatcTTCGGACGAGATGGCATCAttttgattgttgtaatcagttagaaatattcTATTTTAAtttgcttatgttgtagtgatgtttgttgtgaacctcgttgtaacaaaaacttaatgacatataaaaattgaaggttataaaaatccaatgttacaaaaatattataactcagATGATGCTCATCGATTGGGACaattgttcttattgtgtccAGGTTGACAACAAATACTACATATTCTTATCATTTTATTTGTCGTATCCATTTCGTATCCTTTTTTCTTTTtacgcatctcgtcgttgtgccaaactatgtcaccttcatatggaggccatTATTCCTCTATTGGTAGCACCAAGAAGCTTTTACTATAGACATTCATGACGGTgatggccttgtaaacatcaaATAGATGGTTGTAAGTGTCCTGTCGAGTATGtgcgcatgctgcaatgacatgggaacaaggaatgtggaaggcctggaattttctACAACCtcaccaacttctgtttagtttgacatcataggctaaatttggtctcccctcattgtggtccattgtttcctgcacgctgaaattttgcctatgacggtcaaagactgttacagtGTGTATGCTAGCTTTGATGCCctcctctttcatgactttcatgcaacactcactgaatatTTGCCCATACATTAACACCacactccatctttcacctctggttgcgaaggtagaagccaacctataataggttgatctgaccaaggcggttattggtatatttctaatgcctttgaatatgtCGTTCATGCATCCCACAAagtttgttgtcatgtggccccatcgacagcctccgtcaaatgcccttgtccactgctctactggtatgttattcaACCATCTTCTTGCATCTTCATTAGAtagtctaatttcatcacggtaatattgaaatgacgactgagttagagcatacccatCATTCATCACTTTCTTGTGAAGGttcttatcttttattgcacgcatgaagttttgtgcaatataggtagaaggaggatcatgtcacccgttgtcatggttattgtaagcactctcaatggcaacatgtctatcagaaatcaaacagagattggcttatggagccacatgcgttctgagataTCGAAGAAATAAACCCCAACCACCAGcagtttcaccttcaaccagagcaaaggcaatatgaaagacattgttgttgccgtcttttgcaaccgccataagcaaagtacccttgtatttgtcgtataaccatgttccatcaatttgaataataggtttgcagaatgcaaaacctttgatgcatggatcaaacgcccaaaagagacggtgaaatattctattaccagtaacacaggttccgtctggcgtcattgttggcaatgtctccataattgcaacagttcatggcacatatgtttttagtgcccacAAAAATCGTgacaattctttgtatgaatcctctcAGTTTCCGAATACTTGTTCAACAACAtttgtccttgcaatccatgttttcttgtaagatggagtataattatatcgtgttctgatatgagatataattatactcaccttcatcgatgggtctttgttaacaagcggaaaaatgtcttgacatatcaatgcagcgCTTAATTTATGGcgatcttgttcaacgttagttgcaatgccACTGTGAGGTGAGTCTATTGAATCTATCTCCCAAGAGTCGcttttctttttgtaagacgtaaccaaccgaaacttacaaagtatgttacgacattcgatggcataccttctcgaatcagtgcgTTTTCACT from Lathyrus oleraceus cultivar Zhongwan6 chromosome 1, CAAS_Psat_ZW6_1.0, whole genome shotgun sequence includes:
- the LOC127084144 gene encoding uncharacterized protein LOC127084144; translation: MGESSEKMKDEALKIIESFQVLPKLVVFDLDYTLWPFYCECRSKREMPSLYPHAMGILLALKQRGIDIAIASRSPTADIAKAFLNKLGITSFFVAQEIYSSWSHKTDHFQRIHSTTGISFHDMLFFDDENRNIQAVSKMGVTSILVDNGVNLGALSQGLTQFSRNWNTSQKNKQKWLSNYSKKPDTSNPAPSNSTSK